From one Synechocystis sp. PCC 6803 substr. PCC-P genomic stretch:
- a CDS encoding DMT family transporter, giving the protein MKHVFSGFQTFLKQVHSPIYLALAVVIFSAANPVTSRIIELGKTYEINGRNPISFCNVLFVGNLCALGLMILIFHPDWQLHKLRKLTRKDWFLLTVTAILSRAIAPGLMFSALEKTNVTNVVLIGRLEPVFTLILSILLLKISVNWLSMVATLISFVGVAVTVFWGVADPLDMVINFDFGLGESFVAIAAFISAITTILSKQQLQSIPVGIFTVYRSLLGTFVFFWIAVIIYGFDHFMDVSSPILWRWMLIYGAIIVVVGQVAWLAGLKNASFIQINLASLVTPILAIIFAYLILLETPTNAQYLGGILLLLGAILSFIDNLKTAKDKQASKPLNSREAMDTNVGFRGV; this is encoded by the coding sequence ATGAAACATGTTTTTTCTGGCTTTCAGACTTTTCTCAAACAAGTTCATAGTCCAATTTATCTTGCCCTTGCCGTTGTTATTTTTTCGGCTGCCAATCCTGTAACTAGTCGTATTATTGAATTGGGTAAAACGTATGAGATCAACGGTCGGAATCCTATTTCCTTCTGTAATGTCCTCTTTGTTGGTAATTTATGCGCCTTGGGTTTGATGATCTTAATTTTTCACCCTGATTGGCAACTTCATAAATTAAGAAAATTAACCCGAAAAGATTGGTTCCTTTTGACTGTTACAGCCATTTTGTCAAGGGCGATCGCCCCTGGATTAATGTTCAGTGCTTTGGAAAAAACTAATGTAACAAATGTGGTTTTAATTGGACGGCTGGAACCAGTTTTTACCTTAATTTTAAGTATTTTATTACTGAAAATATCAGTTAATTGGTTAAGCATGGTGGCGACCTTGATTTCCTTTGTCGGAGTCGCTGTTACGGTTTTTTGGGGGGTTGCTGATCCCCTTGATATGGTGATAAATTTCGATTTTGGCTTGGGGGAAAGCTTTGTGGCGATCGCCGCTTTTATTTCAGCAATCACAACAATTTTGAGTAAGCAACAATTACAATCTATTCCCGTAGGTATTTTTACTGTTTATCGTAGTTTGCTGGGAACTTTTGTGTTTTTTTGGATAGCAGTTATTATTTACGGATTTGACCATTTTATGGATGTTTCTTCTCCCATTTTATGGCGATGGATGTTAATTTATGGTGCTATTATTGTCGTTGTTGGTCAAGTGGCTTGGTTAGCCGGTCTCAAAAATGCAAGTTTTATTCAAATTAACTTAGCAAGTCTAGTAACTCCTATTTTGGCGATTATTTTTGCCTATCTAATCTTGCTGGAAACGCCCACAAACGCTCAGTATTTAGGCGGAATCTTGTTGTTGTTGGGGGCAATACTAAGTTTTATTGATAATCTGAAAACAGCAAAAGATAAGCAAGCTTCAAAGCCTTTAAATTCCCGGGAAGCAATGGATACAAATGTGGGCTTTAGGGGAGTTTAG
- a CDS encoding MFS transporter, with translation MSSFQTLRQLSPSTQKTFALLFASVLMFWLSLTALLPTLPMYAQDVGATKQQVGWIMGSFALGLLGSRIWIGQLVDRRGRKIAIVIGALVVALAPLGYLLTATVGALMAIRAFHGICLAAYTTGYNSLVVDLSPPQQRGEIIGYMSLAVPIGMGFGPAVGAYISQSIGYEFLFIASSLLGFISLVLALQVRENRPPDQSSAEDVFGDRPRPRSIGKLLTSRSMAVPTLVLLLIGLLFGNLATFLPLFVREIDLATYAGVFYSVAAIASFVPRLFLGSLADTYGRGLFIVGSLICYLLSMVCLAQADNSWELLTAAALEGAGSGILLPTTIALISDRSSLEERGRVFSVCMSGFDGGIAIAAPIMGVLNEIFGYRHVFWLSGGLALAAIMVFGIFSNPTIGRSLRFCIGRSRDLYATPQ, from the coding sequence GTGAGTTCTTTCCAGACCCTCCGTCAACTATCTCCCTCCACCCAGAAAACTTTTGCTCTGTTGTTTGCTTCAGTGCTGATGTTTTGGCTCAGCCTCACTGCCCTTCTTCCCACTCTGCCCATGTATGCCCAGGATGTGGGAGCAACGAAACAACAAGTGGGTTGGATTATGGGGAGTTTCGCCCTTGGCCTGTTGGGGTCCAGAATTTGGATTGGTCAGTTGGTTGATCGCCGGGGGAGAAAAATTGCCATTGTCATTGGTGCATTGGTTGTGGCTCTGGCCCCCTTGGGATACCTACTCACCGCCACTGTGGGAGCTTTAATGGCCATTCGAGCTTTTCACGGCATTTGCTTGGCTGCCTATACCACCGGCTATAACTCCCTAGTGGTGGATTTATCCCCACCCCAACAACGGGGGGAAATTATTGGCTATATGAGTTTAGCGGTGCCTATTGGTATGGGATTTGGGCCGGCTGTGGGGGCTTACATTTCCCAAAGCATTGGCTACGAATTCCTATTCATTGCCTCTTCCCTGTTGGGCTTTATTTCCCTGGTTTTGGCCCTACAGGTGCGGGAAAACCGTCCCCCAGATCAATCGTCAGCAGAGGATGTTTTCGGCGATCGCCCCCGACCCCGTTCCATCGGCAAACTCCTCACCAGTCGCTCCATGGCCGTACCCACCTTGGTGTTACTGCTGATTGGGCTTTTGTTCGGTAACTTGGCCACTTTTTTGCCCCTGTTTGTGCGGGAAATTGACCTAGCTACCTATGCGGGAGTTTTTTACAGTGTGGCGGCGATCGCCAGTTTTGTGCCCCGCCTCTTCCTTGGTTCCTTGGCGGATACCTATGGTCGGGGGCTATTCATTGTCGGTAGCCTGATTTGCTATTTGCTGTCTATGGTGTGCCTTGCCCAAGCGGATAACTCTTGGGAATTATTGACCGCAGCCGCCCTCGAAGGAGCAGGTAGTGGCATTTTATTACCCACCACCATCGCCCTAATTTCCGATCGTTCCTCCCTGGAGGAAAGGGGAAGGGTTTTCTCCGTGTGCATGAGCGGTTTTGATGGAGGCATTGCCATTGCCGCTCCCATTATGGGCGTACTGAACGAGATATTTGGTTACCGCCATGTATTTTGGCTCAGCGGCGGATTAGCCCTGGCGGCAATCATGGTTTTTGGCATTTTTTCCAACCCCACCATCGGCCGTTCCCTCAGGTTTTGCATTGGCCGCAGTAGGGACCTCTACGCCACTCCCCAATAG
- a CDS encoding adenylate/guanylate cyclase domain-containing protein yields the protein MNKVPTLICLPDNRLLEIDSNETILDALLKGDIAHISVCGGKANCSTCRIMVLDGIKNCSPPTSIEQALAKKLDFPFHVRLACQTKLSNSATIRRLVLDEGDIDLIDHQLTTGAINTERNVALLMANIRGATNFDEVNFPYDIVYVMGRYFSQMQKIIEKYGGTISNVMGRKMLVAFGLKEFDVSAAERATWAALEMFKSVQELNTLLNQMRYRPLNLSMGIHSGSVVFVPLVAAQSTLLTPLGEVAAIVNLLESANKLKGTQLLVSQDVYQVIKNQARVGNQIILKEKETTLQAYEILAMQGTPPIIEDVEVVPRRQRLLTFVKKFAGSWLKSS from the coding sequence GTGAATAAAGTGCCGACTCTTATCTGTTTGCCCGACAATCGATTACTGGAAATTGACTCAAACGAGACTATTTTGGATGCCCTTTTAAAGGGTGATATTGCCCACATAAGTGTGTGCGGCGGGAAAGCCAATTGCTCAACCTGCCGCATTATGGTTCTAGATGGTATAAAAAATTGTAGTCCTCCTACCAGTATCGAACAAGCCCTTGCTAAAAAATTAGATTTTCCCTTTCACGTCCGTCTAGCGTGTCAAACAAAACTATCAAATTCAGCAACTATCCGTCGTTTAGTGTTGGATGAGGGCGATATAGATTTAATTGATCATCAATTAACTACGGGGGCAATCAATACCGAGCGCAATGTTGCCCTATTAATGGCTAATATTCGTGGGGCAACTAATTTTGATGAAGTTAATTTTCCCTACGATATTGTCTATGTTATGGGACGCTATTTCAGTCAAATGCAAAAAATTATTGAAAAATATGGAGGGACAATTTCCAACGTCATGGGACGAAAAATGTTGGTTGCTTTTGGTCTCAAGGAGTTTGATGTTTCTGCTGCAGAAAGGGCAACTTGGGCAGCCTTGGAAATGTTTAAATCAGTTCAAGAATTAAATACCTTATTAAATCAAATGCGCTATCGCCCCTTGAATTTAAGTATGGGGATTCATTCTGGAAGTGTTGTTTTTGTTCCATTGGTGGCGGCGCAATCTACCCTATTAACGCCCCTAGGTGAGGTGGCCGCCATTGTCAATCTTCTCGAATCAGCAAACAAACTAAAAGGAACACAACTATTAGTTTCCCAAGATGTTTATCAGGTAATTAAGAACCAGGCAAGGGTCGGCAATCAAATCATCCTCAAAGAAAAAGAAACTACTCTGCAAGCCTATGAAATTTTGGCAATGCAAGGCACTCCCCCCATTATCGAAGATGTTGAGGTTGTTCCACGTCGTCAACGGCTTCTGACATTTGTTAAAAAATTTGCAGGTTCTTGGCTAAAATCTTCTTAA
- a CDS encoding LysR family transcriptional regulator, with protein sequence MRYHCLFFFRWEAGKIEYAICQIGIGIAMDRLACMQSFVRAIEMNSFSAAAREQQTTQPTISKQIAALEKYLGVRLITRSTTKLNLTEEGKQYYQYCQQILETVAEAEASLEGKEKAVGTLRLGCSVLFGEMQIVPRLSLFIARYPQVKIDLMMADYFVDMVQEGLDLAIRIGNHQDKALISERIGITRRVTVASTSYFEKSGEPKTPEELTRHNCIVYTSLSTINEWHFHGKNGVIAINVKGSFQTNSSVAVRAAVLSDLGIAIAPIWMFGDDIYQGNLKVVLQDYQPVPFPIYAVYRRSRFYPAKVHCFIDFLREEFKLDPWVSDYGV encoded by the coding sequence TTGAGATATCATTGCCTGTTTTTTTTTCGATGGGAAGCCGGCAAAATAGAATATGCCATATGCCAGATTGGAATAGGTATTGCGATGGATCGTCTTGCTTGTATGCAGAGCTTTGTTCGAGCAATTGAAATGAATAGCTTTTCCGCCGCCGCGAGGGAGCAACAAACAACTCAACCAACTATCAGTAAACAAATTGCCGCCTTGGAAAAATATCTGGGGGTACGGTTAATCACTCGCTCCACTACCAAACTAAATTTGACAGAGGAAGGGAAACAATATTATCAATACTGTCAACAAATTTTAGAAACAGTTGCTGAAGCTGAAGCAAGTTTAGAAGGTAAAGAAAAAGCCGTTGGCACCTTACGGCTGGGTTGTTCAGTCCTATTCGGCGAAATGCAAATTGTGCCCCGCTTAAGTCTGTTTATCGCCCGTTATCCCCAGGTCAAAATAGATTTAATGATGGCCGACTATTTTGTTGATATGGTGCAGGAAGGACTAGATCTTGCTATTCGTATTGGAAATCATCAAGATAAGGCTCTAATTAGTGAAAGAATTGGTATTACTCGTCGTGTAACAGTCGCCAGTACCAGTTATTTTGAAAAATCAGGAGAACCGAAAACACCAGAGGAATTGACCAGACACAACTGTATTGTATACACATCCTTGTCCACCATTAATGAATGGCATTTTCATGGAAAAAATGGAGTCATTGCAATCAATGTTAAAGGTAGTTTTCAAACCAATAGCTCCGTTGCTGTGCGAGCCGCAGTTTTATCAGATTTAGGCATTGCAATTGCTCCCATCTGGATGTTTGGTGACGATATTTACCAGGGGAATCTTAAAGTTGTTTTACAGGATTATCAACCCGTCCCTTTTCCCATTTATGCGGTCTATCGTCGCAGTCGCTTTTATCCTGCCAAAGTTCATTGCTTTATTGATTTTTTGCGGGAAGAATTTAAGCTAGATCCCTGGGTTTCTGATTATGGTGTTTAG
- a CDS encoding IS1 family transposase (programmed frameshift) → MSTHCHCPQCGHGNVVKNGFVKGKQRFKCKRCQYKFTNLSKERGKLLWMKLEAVLLYMGGMSMNATAKLLGVSTQSLLNWIRDFGEANYEKPAPDSAIVVELDELWHFLQAKKNKLWLWKAYDRVTGRLIDWELGNRDSQTLSRLLERLAKWKVTVSCTDDWRPYQQLLDEHPDAFHGISKRETVGIERNNSDNRHWLARFHRPTKVISRSAHMVNITMAIFAKFRVNGNIELLRNWRLSLLS, encoded by the exons ATGTCTACACACTGTCACTGTCCTCAATGTGGTCATGGGAATGTCGTCAAAAATGGCTTTGTCAAGGGGAAGCAACGATTCAAATGTAAGAGGTGCCAATATAAATTTACCAATCTCTCCAAGGAACGGGGTAAACTTCTCTGGATGAAACTAGAAGCGGTCTTATTGTACATGGGTGGTATGTCAATGAATGCCACAGCAAAACTCTTGGGAGTTTCCACTCAGTCACTGCTCAACTGGATTAGGGATTTTGGCGAAGCAAACTACGAGAAACCGGCTCCAGACTCAGCGATCGTAGTGGAATTAGACGAACTGTGGCATTTTCTTCAGGCCA AAAAAAACAAGTTATGGCTCTGGAAGGCATATGACCGTGTTACTGGGAGACTCATCGACTGGGAACTGGGAAATCGTGATAGTCAAACCCTGAGTCGTTTGCTGGAGAGACTGGCAAAGTGGAAAGTGACAGTGTCCTGTACCGATGACTGGAGGCCCTATCAACAACTGCTGGATGAACATCCTGATGCGTTTCATGGGATTAGCAAAAGAGAAACAGTAGGAATTGAGAGAAACAACTCAGATAATCGCCATTGGCTTGCTAGATTTCATCGCCCCACGAAAGTTATCTCCAGGTCAGCCCACATGGTTAATATCACCATGGCAATATTTGCCAAATTCAGGGTCAATGGTAACATAGAACTATTACGCAACTGGCGCCTTTCATTACTTTCTTGA
- a CDS encoding cupin domain-containing protein, with product MDSQRIFDLEQIACFSEQGATVTSVIETENSSIAVWGVQPQQIVQPHSHPDGQDTWVMLKGTLTYCLGDGQSQILHQGEVAIAEKNQVHGAINHGRENAVFVSIYSAPHIGYQKESA from the coding sequence ATGGATAGCCAACGAATTTTTGACCTAGAGCAAATTGCTTGTTTTTCTGAGCAAGGGGCAACGGTAACGTCGGTAATCGAGACAGAAAACTCTAGTATTGCGGTTTGGGGCGTTCAACCTCAGCAGATTGTTCAGCCCCATTCCCATCCCGATGGTCAGGACACTTGGGTGATGCTCAAAGGTACTTTAACTTACTGTTTGGGGGATGGGCAAAGTCAAATTTTGCACCAAGGAGAAGTGGCGATCGCCGAGAAAAATCAAGTCCACGGAGCAATTAACCATGGTCGGGAAAATGCAGTTTTTGTTTCTATCTATTCGGCTCCCCACATTGGCTATCAAAAGGAATCAGCATAG
- a CDS encoding ATP-binding protein: MDFTKIKRIEENLNRLEDCSVDELKVLTDELLASICETLNISQSSNLISALFNERTSTNQKKLIAVSMLRALCRNQSVVWNHNSVTLRNKTFDLFDEILVDIYKQFQIDIKSDKEEKTSKLQEIEGNLNRKFFNLEQSICDLKDLDKFKSDFMQFLFADKVNSFIFRQFSDEDILSKPKIQSLFKILQDYQKSNSVESKINYYDNIKNSYQEFIDQCSKQSELVETCIGNFFKRLLNLVDEDYTKRDDIVPTIIRVELIKKKYPLHIKDQLLNIEIQVNNIGKGKAFDIEVTLDVDDSLLMLYDPKIYIGNLEPLESTHRIFEAKILVQKNKEKLEEIILGRVDWYNCDKTRCHEEFSGELLPQNTELNWEKLSKEKPYSLEAISKENDLIGRSEQIRQLENKIFSDELESSIIFGQKRVGKTSIAKIIENKLKKHSLYTAIYISVGSLDKSSPEKFLKSLGEYIYEEIIDDQPFNEYKLPGFEFEDSITPLDKLFRKIRKIEPNHKFVIILDEFDEIPSQLYKLTDIGDNFFHNIRSLSSNNNIGFILVGGENMTTINQSTDKLNKFESFPVDYFDKGRFWKDFQDLVCKPVEGIIEFTDNAILELYKMTEGNPFFTKLICGNIYNMACETRNAYVSYEEVTKAISKSLSSINSNNVNHFWKDGIKESDPVEVDKIETQRRKFLISYAREIRSGKNSFTKEVVLNNSILDKTVTTKVFESFVNRKILIEESENYRFKPLFFDKWLTNEGFNIITSEALDEQAIEELEKEEDRAYVEDTEIVDLCKSWGEIATYRAQQITPQHIRSWLDQFSNNIEKRLMFILLLNLKFYTQIEVREKLGIIHNEVKKGLVYKLPKNAKGETKTREVLLSAFGSPTKSGSTYLRLYATVNNFYRSSSHNVSLSKIKEAIIQDKEIQRIVFIEDIIGSGQSIIRGLDTLSNLCGSLIKEHKITVFVGAICGFESGIENIEIKGNELPFNVKVFVCDHLTEQDQCFSESSSMFNSSQERNKAKEIAYTYGSKLVKTMPLGYKDNQLLVSFFETCPNNSLPILWAEKSDWKAIFRRD, translated from the coding sequence ATGGATTTTACTAAAATAAAGAGAATTGAAGAGAATTTAAACAGGCTTGAGGACTGTTCTGTTGATGAGTTAAAAGTTTTAACTGATGAACTGTTAGCTTCCATTTGTGAAACCTTAAATATTTCTCAGAGTTCTAACCTTATTTCAGCTTTATTTAATGAGCGAACAAGTACCAACCAAAAAAAACTAATAGCCGTATCTATGCTAAGAGCCTTATGCAGGAATCAAAGCGTAGTTTGGAATCACAATAGTGTCACACTACGCAATAAAACATTTGATTTATTCGATGAGATTTTAGTGGATATTTATAAGCAGTTTCAGATAGATATTAAATCAGATAAAGAAGAAAAAACATCAAAACTTCAAGAAATTGAAGGAAATTTAAATCGCAAGTTCTTTAATCTTGAACAATCAATTTGTGACTTGAAGGATTTGGATAAATTCAAAAGCGACTTTATGCAATTTTTGTTTGCTGATAAAGTTAATAGCTTTATTTTTAGACAGTTTTCAGATGAAGATATCTTAAGTAAACCTAAAATACAATCACTATTTAAAATTCTTCAAGATTATCAAAAAAGCAATTCTGTTGAATCAAAAATCAACTATTATGACAATATAAAAAATAGTTATCAGGAATTTATTGATCAATGTTCCAAACAATCAGAATTAGTTGAAACTTGTATTGGTAATTTTTTCAAGAGGCTACTTAATTTAGTTGATGAAGATTATACAAAGAGAGATGATATTGTTCCAACAATAATACGTGTAGAACTCATAAAGAAAAAATATCCTCTCCACATAAAAGACCAACTATTAAATATAGAAATTCAAGTGAATAATATAGGCAAAGGAAAAGCTTTTGATATTGAAGTTACTCTTGATGTAGATGATAGTTTATTGATGCTTTATGACCCTAAAATATATATTGGAAATCTCGAGCCATTAGAATCTACACATCGGATATTTGAAGCCAAAATTCTTGTGCAGAAAAACAAAGAAAAACTAGAAGAAATTATCTTGGGTAGAGTTGATTGGTATAACTGCGACAAGACCAGGTGCCATGAAGAATTTAGTGGTGAGTTGCTTCCACAAAATACAGAACTAAACTGGGAAAAATTAAGTAAGGAAAAACCCTACAGTTTAGAGGCTATTTCTAAAGAAAACGATTTAATTGGTCGTTCAGAACAAATTAGACAGCTTGAAAATAAAATTTTCTCTGACGAATTAGAATCTTCAATCATCTTTGGACAAAAGAGAGTTGGAAAAACATCAATTGCCAAAATCATTGAAAATAAGCTAAAAAAACATTCACTCTATACTGCAATTTATATTTCAGTAGGTTCCCTTGATAAAAGTTCTCCCGAAAAATTCTTAAAATCTTTAGGGGAATATATTTATGAAGAAATCATTGATGATCAACCATTCAATGAATATAAACTTCCAGGGTTTGAGTTTGAAGATTCAATTACACCTTTAGATAAATTATTTAGAAAAATACGAAAAATTGAACCCAATCACAAATTTGTGATTATTCTTGATGAGTTCGATGAAATTCCTTCTCAATTATACAAGCTGACGGATATCGGAGACAATTTTTTTCATAATATTAGAAGTTTAAGCAGTAACAATAATATTGGATTTATTTTAGTTGGCGGAGAGAATATGACGACAATCAATCAATCAACTGATAAATTAAATAAATTTGAATCCTTTCCAGTTGATTATTTTGATAAAGGAAGATTTTGGAAAGACTTTCAAGACTTAGTATGCAAACCTGTTGAAGGAATAATAGAATTTACTGATAATGCAATATTAGAACTCTATAAAATGACAGAAGGAAATCCATTTTTTACAAAATTAATATGTGGAAATATTTATAATATGGCTTGTGAAACCAGAAACGCTTATGTTTCTTATGAAGAAGTTACTAAAGCAATCTCAAAGAGTTTATCTTCCATTAATAGTAATAATGTTAATCATTTCTGGAAAGATGGAATTAAAGAAAGCGATCCAGTAGAAGTAGACAAAATTGAAACTCAGAGACGAAAATTTTTAATTTCTTATGCTAGAGAAATTCGCTCAGGCAAGAACAGCTTCACAAAAGAAGTCGTTCTGAATAATAGCATATTAGACAAGACTGTAACAACAAAGGTATTTGAAAGTTTCGTCAATCGCAAAATTTTGATTGAGGAATCTGAAAACTATAGATTTAAGCCTTTATTCTTTGATAAATGGCTAACAAATGAAGGTTTTAACATCATTACATCTGAAGCTCTTGATGAGCAAGCTATTGAAGAATTAGAAAAAGAAGAGGACAGGGCTTATGTTGAAGACACAGAAATTGTTGATTTATGTAAATCATGGGGAGAGATCGCAACATACAGAGCACAACAAATTACACCTCAACACATTCGCAGTTGGCTTGATCAATTTTCAAACAATATTGAAAAACGTCTTATGTTCATTCTATTGTTAAATTTAAAGTTTTATACACAAATAGAAGTTAGAGAAAAACTAGGAATCATTCATAATGAGGTAAAAAAAGGATTGGTATACAAGCTTCCCAAAAATGCAAAAGGGGAAACAAAAACAAGAGAAGTTTTATTAAGTGCTTTTGGGAGTCCAACAAAAAGCGGTTCTACCTACTTAAGATTATATGCGACGGTAAATAATTTTTATCGTAGTAGTTCACATAATGTGTCTTTGTCTAAAATCAAAGAAGCTATTATCCAAGATAAAGAAATTCAAAGAATTGTTTTTATAGAAGATATAATTGGTTCTGGTCAATCAATCATTAGAGGGCTTGATACATTGAGTAATTTATGTGGATCTCTGATAAAAGAACATAAAATTACAGTCTTTGTTGGTGCTATCTGTGGCTTTGAATCGGGCATAGAAAATATTGAAATAAAAGGAAATGAATTACCTTTTAATGTCAAGGTATTTGTCTGCGATCATCTCACCGAACAAGATCAGTGTTTCAGTGAGAGTTCATCAATGTTTAATTCTTCTCAGGAAAGGAATAAAGCAAAAGAAATTGCTTATACTTATGGCAGTAAACTTGTTAAAACAATGCCTTTAGGATACAAAGATAATCAGCTCCTAGTTTCTTTTTTTGAAACCTGTCCCAATAATAGCCTTCCCATATTATGGGCAGAGAAAAGTGATTGGAAAGCTATCTTTAGAAGAGACTGA
- a CDS encoding peroxiredoxin-like family protein has product MNLQIELYKFQQESLKRSSPERAAIFSDFIQGLSEEFRNRRLLRIGDFAPDFTLKNTKGETIILSEQLKTGPILLKFFRGYWCPYCGLELRAYQKVVNKIRALGGTILAISPQTLVASQKTIDRHDLTYDLLSDSGFQTAQDYGLVFTVPDAVKQIYLQSGCVIPEHNGTEEWLLPVPATFVIDRRGHIALAYANVDFRVRYEPEDAIAILLSLFVGN; this is encoded by the coding sequence GTGAATTTACAAATTGAATTATACAAGTTCCAGCAAGAATCTTTGAAAAGGTCTTCACCTGAAAGAGCTGCTATTTTTTCTGATTTTATTCAAGGTCTGAGTGAGGAATTTAGAAATCGAAGACTATTAAGAATAGGAGATTTTGCCCCAGACTTTACCCTGAAGAATACCAAAGGAGAAACGATCATTCTCTCCGAACAATTAAAGACTGGTCCCATATTACTTAAGTTTTTTCGAGGTTACTGGTGTCCCTATTGTGGTTTAGAATTGCGCGCTTATCAAAAGGTTGTTAATAAAATTAGGGCATTGGGAGGGACAATTCTGGCTATTTCTCCCCAAACTCTAGTTGCTTCTCAAAAAACCATTGATCGTCATGATTTGACTTACGATCTCCTCAGCGACAGTGGTTTTCAAACAGCTCAGGATTATGGATTAGTTTTTACCGTTCCCGATGCTGTTAAGCAAATTTATTTACAATCAGGCTGTGTTATTCCTGAGCACAATGGCACCGAAGAATGGTTATTACCCGTGCCGGCCACATTTGTAATTGATCGCCGCGGCCATATCGCCCTAGCTTACGCCAATGTGGACTTTCGTGTTCGCTACGAACCTGAGGATGCCATTGCCATTTTACTGTCTCTTTTTGTTGGCAATTGA
- a CDS encoding DUF2973 domain-containing protein, whose protein sequence is MALSGVAIEQLGKISVLHLIYILAFTVIAFLAVSNLIRSLISVSMGSQRTPPNSFSRRFGQSSHPELFDDQGRPISEPLLVMRSVNVDDAREKLNAIFDASPSVTFQEGEEEK, encoded by the coding sequence ATGGCGCTCAGCGGGGTCGCCATTGAACAATTGGGGAAAATTTCAGTGCTGCATCTTATTTATATTTTGGCCTTCACCGTGATTGCCTTCCTTGCTGTTAGCAACCTAATTCGGAGCTTAATTTCCGTCAGCATGGGCAGCCAGCGCACTCCACCCAACAGTTTTTCCCGTCGCTTTGGCCAGAGCAGTCACCCGGAGTTGTTCGATGACCAGGGTCGCCCCATCAGTGAGCCCTTATTGGTGATGCGCTCCGTCAATGTTGACGATGCCAGGGAAAAGTTGAACGCCATTTTTGATGCTTCCCCTAGTGTGACTTTCCAAGAAGGCGAAGAGGAAAAATAA
- a CDS encoding DUF4079 domain-containing protein has product MMDFQDTWALLHPAIAVVVVFPLLGIVLNRALLTRERRLAMKVGEKSKIPPIVGTEHVAIGRYLSMAVVGVTFLGLAYPIFSKFINKNLISEEPFRVLFIIALFILSITSFIFLFQAKTRIWRGIFATLTGMGLVLLGCQPEIYRRDHEWLVSHFYYGILAALLMIFSVATIQDIYQDRRNRWRNAHIIINSFALLLFIGQGITGARDLLEIPLHWQKPYIYQCDSVGKTCPQFK; this is encoded by the coding sequence ATGATGGATTTTCAAGATACCTGGGCTTTGTTACATCCGGCGATCGCCGTGGTTGTGGTTTTCCCTCTGTTGGGCATTGTGCTTAACCGTGCTTTACTCACCCGGGAACGGCGTTTGGCGATGAAGGTGGGCGAGAAAAGTAAAATTCCTCCCATCGTTGGCACCGAACACGTGGCGATCGGAAGATATCTTAGTATGGCGGTGGTGGGCGTTACTTTTCTAGGGTTAGCCTATCCTATTTTTTCTAAGTTTATTAATAAAAATCTAATTTCTGAAGAGCCTTTTCGGGTTTTATTTATCATTGCGCTGTTCATTTTAAGTATTACTTCTTTCATCTTTCTTTTTCAAGCTAAAACAAGAATTTGGCGGGGGATCTTTGCCACCTTAACGGGAATGGGACTAGTGCTCTTAGGTTGTCAGCCCGAAATTTATCGTCGAGACCATGAATGGCTTGTCTCCCATTTTTATTATGGAATTTTAGCCGCGCTGTTAATGATTTTTTCAGTGGCTACGATTCAAGATATTTATCAAGATCGTCGAAATCGTTGGCGTAATGCCCACATTATTATTAATAGTTTCGCTTTATTGCTCTTTATTGGTCAGGGCATAACTGGGGCAAGGGATTTGCTGGAAATTCCACTTCATTGGCAAAAGCCTTATATTTATCAATGTGATTCCGTCGGTAAAACCTGTCCTCAGTTCAAATAA